The proteins below come from a single Leptospiraceae bacterium genomic window:
- a CDS encoding type II toxin-antitoxin system VapC family toxin, giving the protein MKVLIDTSVWIDHLNKPVKELEKILKSPERLLLHPFIRGELSLSNSQKTKILLKELQFFSDIQIATHQEVIEAVNLYKLQGIGIGWIDCHLFTSCKLAGIKLLTHDKILKKISDEFL; this is encoded by the coding sequence GTGAAAGTCCTTATTGATACTTCGGTATGGATCGATCACTTGAATAAACCAGTCAAAGAATTAGAAAAAATCCTAAAATCACCTGAACGTTTACTTTTACATCCATTTATTCGTGGCGAGTTATCTCTGAGCAATTCCCAAAAAACAAAAATACTTTTAAAGGAATTACAATTTTTTTCGGACATTCAAATTGCGACTCACCAAGAAGTAATAGAAGCGGTAAATCTCTATAAGCTGCAAGGTATCGGAATCGGTTGGATAGACTGTCATCTATTTACCAGTTGCAAATTAGCCGGCATAAAGTTACTCACTCATGACAAAATTTTAAAGAAGATTTCTGACGAATTTTTATAA
- a CDS encoding type II toxin-antitoxin system VapB family antitoxin, whose amino-acid sequence MKTTLYIPEDLLSQAMEYSGIKEKTGVLQEGLRALIREKAAERIIKLGGSDKKAKRIPRRIIK is encoded by the coding sequence ATGAAAACAACACTTTACATACCTGAAGATCTTTTATCGCAAGCAATGGAATATTCTGGAATCAAAGAAAAAACAGGAGTATTGCAGGAAGGGTTACGAGCACTGATTCGAGAAAAAGCCGCGGAGAGAATTATAAAACTAGGTGGCTCTGATAAAAAAGCAAAGCGAATTCCTAGAAGAATAATAAAGTGA